A portion of the Esox lucius isolate fEsoLuc1 chromosome 20, fEsoLuc1.pri, whole genome shotgun sequence genome contains these proteins:
- the LOC114829747 gene encoding protein asteroid homolog 1-like produces the protein MKGRLPSCIVDVLQMRRQIMGTQVEDLRMPSGNITSRPIRQVLYGLLLAGRRECQSSDGPPVEYVEEYDREGMNLTSSMVEAVLPSASEQLQLDTLHRAPHSVRCEVILETLGVSSSSLSGVPPHLRLPVAVTCYWLRHAHPQPDKPLLEALLLGLVYGELRRQRKYERAKRPERELFERLRGHIKKPTGSPDLVVAHSYSQWQCCLKDSVHLNQLLSLPLPDPQCAWLYKGTLVHQLEAKLRGTMTPDSLLVESHSFEQLYRAMLRVIHNSHAAGLNSKVSGAIPSSLKKPQDDLMARMQVLALEEDDSGAEGGENPKQEDDVGWTLVSVRTRHKTKERLNRCQNPEFSRKQGRISWE, from the exons ATGAAAGGTAGACTTCCCTCTTGCATAGTGGATGTGCTGCAAATGAGGAGGCAGATAATGGGCACCCAAGTTGAAGATCTCCGCATGCCCAGTGGGAACATCACCTCTCGGCCCATACGGCAGGTACTCTATGGGCTGCTGTTGGCAGGGAGGAGGGAGTGTCAGAGCAGTGACGGACCTCCAGTGGAATATGTGGAAGAGTATGACAGGGAAGGCATGAACCTAACCAGCAGCATGGTAGAAGCAGTGCTGCCAAGTGCTTCGGAACAACTTCAGCTAGACACACTTCACCGG GCTCCACATTCAGTGCGGTGTGAGGTGATTTTAGAGACTCTTGGTGTGTCCTCTTCCTCATTGAGTGGTGTCCCGCCTCATCTTCGTCTTCCTGTGGCTGTAACCTGCTACTGGCTGAGGCACGCACATCCCCAACCAGACAAGCCTCTCCTGGAGGCCCTACTACTGGGACTGGTGTATGGAGAGCTCCGCAGACAAAGGAAATACGAGAGAG CTAAAAGACCAGAGAGAGAGTTGTTTGAGAGGCTGAGAGGGCATATTAAGAAACCTACGGGGAGCCCAGACCTGGTTGTGGCCCATTCCTACAGCCAGTGGCAGTGCTGCCTGAAGGACAGTGTTCACCTGAACCAACTGCTGTCACTACCTCTACCTGATCCTCAATGTGCCTG GCTTTACAAGGGCACTCTAGTGCACCAGCTTGAGGCCAAACTGAGAGGGACAATGACTCCGGATTCTCTCCTGGTGGAAAGCCATTCCTTTGAGCAGTTGTACAGAGCCATGCTGCGTGTCATACACAACTCCCATGCTGCTGGCCTCAACTCTAAGGTGTCTGGGGCAATCCCTTCTTCCCTGAAAAAGCCACAAGACGACCTGATGGCCCGTATGCAGGTTTTAGCACTAGAGGAAGATGATTCCGGTGCTGAAGGAGGGGAGAATCCTAAGCAAGAGGATGATGTGGGTTGGACTTTGGTCTCAGTGCGGACCCGCCACAAGACCAAGGAAAGATTAAACCGATGTCAAAATCCAGAATTCTCTCGAAAGCAGGGACGGATCAGCTGGGAGTAA
- the rpp25l gene encoding ribonuclease P protein subunit p25-like protein yields MENYSKEKTVEQPSLCPFPGLPCDTPEVRVKDGSKIRNLMRYALSRMEVKPTAMEGEWEHPNTEEGGGTTAVKETPRRQAPEKMPCRQIVFTGTGKGVSKAITCVEILKRRVKGLHQQTKLLFSNVLETWEPLEPTAGLDSLTVNRNIPAIWVLLSKDPLDSSLPGYQAPGNFDALWAQAAKEDAEAGGGQRHGGRRKRGGGGGGGGGGRVKGPGGPVRQTGRSREPGKGRGGGTSTEQD; encoded by the coding sequence ATGGAGAACTACAGTAAGGAAAAGACAGTGGAACAGCCCAGCCTCTGCCCATTCCCTGGCCTCCCTTGTGACACACCTGAGGTGCGAGTGAAGGACGGCAGCAAGATCCGCAACCTCATGCGCTACGCCTTAAGCCGCATGGAGGTCAAACCCACTGCGATGGAGGGTGAGTGGGAGCATCCTAATACCGAAGAAGGGGGTGGCACCACCGCAGTCAAGGAAACTCCCCGTCGTCAGGCACCAGAGAAGATGCCATGCCGGCAGATAGTGTTCACTGGGACCGGGAAGGGTGTCTCTAAAGCCATCACCTGCGTGGAGATTCTGAAGCGCCGTGTGAAAGGCTTGCACCAGCAGACCAAGCTGCTCTTCAGCAACGTCCTGGAGACGTGGGAACCCTTGGAGCCCACGGCAGGCCTGGACAGCCTCACTGTCAACAGGAACATACCCGCTATCTGGGTCCTGCTCTCCAAAGACCCCTTGGATTCTAGCCTACCTGGTTACCAGGCACCGGGCAACTTTGATGCTCTGTGGGCACAGGCTGCCAAGGAGGATGCAGAAGCAGGAGGTGGACAGAGACACGGGggcaggaggaagaggggaggaggaggaggaggtggtggtggtggccggGTTAAGGGGCCAGGAGGCCCTGTTAGACAAACCGGTCGATCCAGAGAGCCAGGGAAAGGTCGGGGTGGTGGGACGTCGACAGAACAGGATTGA
- the LOC105031041 gene encoding gamma-aminobutyric acid type B receptor subunit 2 isoform X4 — translation MGGWVNLGQGMLLAWLLVVPGLSHVRHSLPVLWIMPLTNDPGGANLTASVLPAVELALDDLSRQQTNLRNYEINFHVIDSECDTAKGLKAFFDAICFGPKYLMIFGGVCSSVTSVIARSLRGWNLVQLSFAATAPVLDDEKKYPNLFRMVTTDHTVNQAVVKILQNYKWSHVGTLTQDIQRFSEIRSDLSKQLKKADVVVSITESLSADTCVNVKTFKDMDVRIIIGLFDENSASKVFCCAYILNMFVRRFQWILPVGYQEKWWEVANASNCSSDHLQMAMEGYIAVDFTPLSNSQKRGISGRTPQDYDENYNRMLLQKGLVASKFHGFAYDGVWVIAKVLTRVIESVRDRERYDIYRNFTISDKVIGRMVRDSMKKTKFEGVTGPVFFKHGERKRPIALSQFQEGREVKFGEYIAGAEVLKLLNYIIRFPGPEPPKDQKPSTRWGVICTVYIMLSVTTGLVMSMAFFFLFLLIKHRNHWVIKNSTPFTDYLIILGTILACSFVVLYGLDGSVLSDEVFETLCPIRAWTLSVGYDITFGALFAKTLRVCSIVKKEKKKKIINDDQLWIIIGGMLLIDFCLLLLWQIVDPLKQTVEELRFELFQEINQRALVLKMASQRWVTSLNRLWLCQVMKTWL, via the exons ATGGGCGGATGGGTGAACTTGGGGCAGGGGATGTTGCTCGCGTGGCTGCTTGTTGTGCCCGGTTTGTCCCACGTTCGCCACTCTCTGCCGGTCCTATGGATCATGCCACTGACAAACGATCCGGGGGGGGCGAACCTCACAGCGTCGGTGTTGCCGGCCGTCGAGCTGGCTCTGGATGACCTGAGCAGGCAGCAGACCAACCTAAGAAACTACGAGATCAACTTTCACGTCATAGATTCAGAG TGTGATACTGCCAAAGGACTTAAAGCCTTCTTTGATGCCATATGCTTTGGGCCAAAATACTTAATGATCTTTGGAGGTGTGTGTTCATCTGTGACGTCTGTCATTGCCAGATCACTCCGGGGATGGAATCTTGTGCAG CTATCTTTTGCGGCAACGGCGCCTGTTTTAGATGATGAAAAAAAGTATCCCAACCTCTTCCGGATGGTTACAACGGACCACACAGTCAATCAGGCAGTAGTGAAGATCCTACAGAACTACAAGTGGAGTCATGTAGGCACTCTGACCCAGGATATACAGAGGTTCTCTGAG ATAAGGAGTGATCTGTCTAAGCAACTGAAAAAGGCTGACGTTGTGGTTTCTATCACTGAAAGCTTGTCTGCGGACACTTGTGTTAATGTTAAGACATTTAAG GATATGGATGTAAGAATAATTATAGGGCTATTTGATGAGAATTCAGCCTCCAAAGTCTTctgctgt GCGTACATCCTGAACATGTTTGTCAGGAGGTTTCAATGGATCCTCCCTGTTGGGTACCAAGAGAAGTGGTGGGAAGTAGCCAACGCCTCTAACTGTTCCTCAGACCACCTGCAAATGGCTATGGAAGGCTACATCGCTGTGGACTTCACACCCCTCAGTAACAGTCAGAAACGAGGAATCTCAGGAAGG ACCCCTCAAGATTATGATGAGAATTACAACAGGATGCTGCTGCAGAAAGGCTTGGTTGCCAGCAAGTTCCATGGATTTGCCTATGATGGAGTTTGGGTAATAGCCAAAGTATTGACCAGGGTCATTgagtcagtaagagacagagagagatatgacATCTACCGGAACTTCACAATCAGCGATAAGGTGATTGGACGAATGGTCCGGGACTCCATGAAGAAGACCAAATTTGAAGGTGTAACA ggtccagttttttttaaacatggtgaACGCAAGAGACCTATTGCATTAAGCCAATTTCAAG AAGGCCGGGAGGTCAAGTTTGGTGAATATATTGCTGGAGCAGAAGTTTTGAAACTCCTTAACTACATAATTCGGTTTCCAG GACCCGAGCCGCCCAAAGATCAGAAACCCTCTACGCGATGGGGTGTTATTTGTACTGTCTACATCATGTTGTCCGTTACTACGGGCCTGGTGATGAGTATGGcgttcttcttcctcttcctcctcatcaaGCATCGCAACCATTG GGTCATCAAGAATTCGACTCCATTCACAGACTACCTCATTATACTGGGGACGATTTTGGCCTGTAGCTTTGTGGTTCTCTATGGGCTGGATGGATCCGTTTTGTCTGATGAAGTGTTTGAAACTCTTTGCCCT ATTCGTGCATGGACTCTTTCTGTAGGATACGACATAACGTTTGGAGCATTGTTTGCCAAAACCTTGAGGGTTTGTTCAATTgtaaaaaaggagaaaaagaaaaag ATTATTAACGATGACCAACTATGGATTATAATTGGAGGAATGCTGCTGATCGATTTCTGTCTCTTACTCCTCTGGCAGATAGTGGATCCACTCAAACAAACAGTAGAAGAGTTGCGTTTTGAG CTGTTCCAAGAGATCAACCAAAGGGCACTGGTCCTGAAGATGGCTTCACAACGCTGGGTCACATCCCTGAATAGATTGTG GCTATGCCAGGTGATGAAGACATGGCTGTGA
- the LOC105031041 gene encoding gamma-aminobutyric acid type B receptor subunit 2 isoform X1 — protein sequence MGGWVNLGQGMLLAWLLVVPGLSHVRHSLPVLWIMPLTNDPGGANLTASVLPAVELALDDLSRQQTNLRNYEINFHVIDSECDTAKGLKAFFDAICFGPKYLMIFGGVCSSVTSVIARSLRGWNLVQLSFAATAPVLDDEKKYPNLFRMVTTDHTVNQAVVKILQNYKWSHVGTLTQDIQRFSEIRSDLSKQLKKADVVVSITESLSADTCVNVKTFKDMDVRIIIGLFDENSASKVFCCAYILNMFVRRFQWILPVGYQEKWWEVANASNCSSDHLQMAMEGYIAVDFTPLSNSQKRGISGRTPQDYDENYNRMLLQKGLVASKFHGFAYDGVWVIAKVLTRVIESVRDRERYDIYRNFTISDKVIGRMVRDSMKKTKFEGVTGPVFFKHGERKRPIALSQFQEGREVKFGEYIAGAEVLKLLNYIIRFPGPEPPKDQKPSTRWGVICTVYIMLSVTTGLVMSMAFFFLFLLIKHRNHWVIKNSTPFTDYLIILGTILACSFVVLYGLDGSVLSDEVFETLCPIRAWTLSVGYDITFGALFAKTLRVCSIVKKEKKKKIINDDQLWIIIGGMLLIDFCLLLLWQIVDPLKQTVEELRFEAMPGDEDMAVRLFLEHCESSHMTTWLTILCGYKGFLTLLGCFLALRTRHADVCLCDDYDSKYTRLSVYSLTVMSGIGASGGFLPQYNPNVQVCLMALVVICCCICTLCLVFVPKLLKIRDNPNEVDPSIWFRCGPTKEDSESSSSPSSLDQGSRSFESLCNENQQLWRRVTEISNELEDVALQVLEEDLTPPSRQGHEVTLTAQMCCEDVSRMSRELMDDINSLEHVQRRLSVQLPILHHAYIPAIGGMTSSCSSLVNSPHVPCAQQRQET from the exons ATGGGCGGATGGGTGAACTTGGGGCAGGGGATGTTGCTCGCGTGGCTGCTTGTTGTGCCCGGTTTGTCCCACGTTCGCCACTCTCTGCCGGTCCTATGGATCATGCCACTGACAAACGATCCGGGGGGGGCGAACCTCACAGCGTCGGTGTTGCCGGCCGTCGAGCTGGCTCTGGATGACCTGAGCAGGCAGCAGACCAACCTAAGAAACTACGAGATCAACTTTCACGTCATAGATTCAGAG TGTGATACTGCCAAAGGACTTAAAGCCTTCTTTGATGCCATATGCTTTGGGCCAAAATACTTAATGATCTTTGGAGGTGTGTGTTCATCTGTGACGTCTGTCATTGCCAGATCACTCCGGGGATGGAATCTTGTGCAG CTATCTTTTGCGGCAACGGCGCCTGTTTTAGATGATGAAAAAAAGTATCCCAACCTCTTCCGGATGGTTACAACGGACCACACAGTCAATCAGGCAGTAGTGAAGATCCTACAGAACTACAAGTGGAGTCATGTAGGCACTCTGACCCAGGATATACAGAGGTTCTCTGAG ATAAGGAGTGATCTGTCTAAGCAACTGAAAAAGGCTGACGTTGTGGTTTCTATCACTGAAAGCTTGTCTGCGGACACTTGTGTTAATGTTAAGACATTTAAG GATATGGATGTAAGAATAATTATAGGGCTATTTGATGAGAATTCAGCCTCCAAAGTCTTctgctgt GCGTACATCCTGAACATGTTTGTCAGGAGGTTTCAATGGATCCTCCCTGTTGGGTACCAAGAGAAGTGGTGGGAAGTAGCCAACGCCTCTAACTGTTCCTCAGACCACCTGCAAATGGCTATGGAAGGCTACATCGCTGTGGACTTCACACCCCTCAGTAACAGTCAGAAACGAGGAATCTCAGGAAGG ACCCCTCAAGATTATGATGAGAATTACAACAGGATGCTGCTGCAGAAAGGCTTGGTTGCCAGCAAGTTCCATGGATTTGCCTATGATGGAGTTTGGGTAATAGCCAAAGTATTGACCAGGGTCATTgagtcagtaagagacagagagagatatgacATCTACCGGAACTTCACAATCAGCGATAAGGTGATTGGACGAATGGTCCGGGACTCCATGAAGAAGACCAAATTTGAAGGTGTAACA ggtccagttttttttaaacatggtgaACGCAAGAGACCTATTGCATTAAGCCAATTTCAAG AAGGCCGGGAGGTCAAGTTTGGTGAATATATTGCTGGAGCAGAAGTTTTGAAACTCCTTAACTACATAATTCGGTTTCCAG GACCCGAGCCGCCCAAAGATCAGAAACCCTCTACGCGATGGGGTGTTATTTGTACTGTCTACATCATGTTGTCCGTTACTACGGGCCTGGTGATGAGTATGGcgttcttcttcctcttcctcctcatcaaGCATCGCAACCATTG GGTCATCAAGAATTCGACTCCATTCACAGACTACCTCATTATACTGGGGACGATTTTGGCCTGTAGCTTTGTGGTTCTCTATGGGCTGGATGGATCCGTTTTGTCTGATGAAGTGTTTGAAACTCTTTGCCCT ATTCGTGCATGGACTCTTTCTGTAGGATACGACATAACGTTTGGAGCATTGTTTGCCAAAACCTTGAGGGTTTGTTCAATTgtaaaaaaggagaaaaagaaaaag ATTATTAACGATGACCAACTATGGATTATAATTGGAGGAATGCTGCTGATCGATTTCTGTCTCTTACTCCTCTGGCAGATAGTGGATCCACTCAAACAAACAGTAGAAGAGTTGCGTTTTGAG GCTATGCCAGGTGATGAAGACATGGCTGTGAGGCTGTTTCTGGAACACTGTGAAAGTTCCCACATGACCACATGGCTCACCATTTTATGTGGCTACAAAGGGTTCCTTACG TTACTTGGGTGTTTCCTGGCCTTGAGGACCAGGCACGCGGATGTCTGTCTCTGCGATGACTATGACAGCAAGTACACAAGGCTGAGTGTGTACAGCTTGACGGTCATGTCTGGCATTGGAGCGTCTGGTGGGTTCCTGCCCCAGTACAACCCTAATGTACAGGTTTGCCTCATGGCCCTGGTTGTCATCTGCTGCTGTATCTGCACGCTGTGTTTGGTGTTCGTGCCCAAG CTTTTAAAAATCCGAGACAATCCCAATGAAGTGGATCCCTCTATCTGGTTCCGGTGTGGTCCGACGAAAGAGGACTCTGAGAGCTCAAGTTCTCCTAGCAGTCTTGATCAGGGCAGCAGGTCTTTTGAAAGCCTTTGTAATGAAAACCAGCAGCTCTGGAGGAGAGTCACAGAG ATTTCCAACGAGTTGGAGGATGTCGCCTTGCAAGTACTAGAGGAAGACCTGACTCCTCCCAGTAGACAGGGCCATGAAGTGACCCTGACAGCCCAGATGTGCTGTGAGGATGTGTCAAGGATGAGCAGGGAACTCATGGATGATATCAACTCACTTGAACA CGTGCAAAGAAGACTGTCCGTGCAACTACCGATTCTCCACCACGCCTACATACCAGCCATTGGGGGAATGACTTCCAGCTGTTCCAGCCTTGTGAATAGTCCACATGTCCCttgtgcacaacagagacaggAAACATAG
- the LOC105031041 gene encoding gamma-aminobutyric acid type B receptor subunit 2 isoform X3: MGGWVNLGQGMLLAWLLVVPGLSHVRHSLPVLWIMPLTNDPGGANLTASVLPAVELALDDLSRQQTNLRNYEINFHVIDSECDTAKGLKAFFDAICFGPKYLMIFGGVCSSVTSVIARSLRGWNLVQLSFAATAPVLDDEKKYPNLFRMVTTDHTVNQAVVKILQNYKWSHVGTLTQDIQRFSEIRSDLSKQLKKADVVVSITESLSADTCVNVKTFKDMDVRIIIGLFDENSASKVFCCAYILNMFVRRFQWILPVGYQEKWWEVANASNCSSDHLQMAMEGYIAVDFTPLSNSQKRGISGRTPQDYDENYNRMLLQKGLVASKFHGFAYDGVWVIAKVLTRVIESVRDRERYDIYRNFTISDKVIGRMVRDSMKKTKFEGVTGPVFFKHGERKRPIALSQFQEGREVKFGEYIAGAEVLKLLNYIIRFPGPEPPKDQKPSTRWGVICTVYIMLSVTTGLVMSMAFFFLFLLIKHRNHWVIKNSTPFTDYLIILGTILACSFVVLYGLDGSVLSDEVFETLCPIRAWTLSVGYDITFGALFAKTLRVCSIVKKEKKKKIINDDQLWIIIGGMLLIDFCLLLLWQIVDPLKQTVEELRFEAMPGDEDMAVRLFLEHCESSHMTTWLTILCGYKGFLTLLGCFLALRTRHADVCLCDDYDSKYTRLSVYSLTVMSGIGASAFKNPRQSQ, translated from the exons ATGGGCGGATGGGTGAACTTGGGGCAGGGGATGTTGCTCGCGTGGCTGCTTGTTGTGCCCGGTTTGTCCCACGTTCGCCACTCTCTGCCGGTCCTATGGATCATGCCACTGACAAACGATCCGGGGGGGGCGAACCTCACAGCGTCGGTGTTGCCGGCCGTCGAGCTGGCTCTGGATGACCTGAGCAGGCAGCAGACCAACCTAAGAAACTACGAGATCAACTTTCACGTCATAGATTCAGAG TGTGATACTGCCAAAGGACTTAAAGCCTTCTTTGATGCCATATGCTTTGGGCCAAAATACTTAATGATCTTTGGAGGTGTGTGTTCATCTGTGACGTCTGTCATTGCCAGATCACTCCGGGGATGGAATCTTGTGCAG CTATCTTTTGCGGCAACGGCGCCTGTTTTAGATGATGAAAAAAAGTATCCCAACCTCTTCCGGATGGTTACAACGGACCACACAGTCAATCAGGCAGTAGTGAAGATCCTACAGAACTACAAGTGGAGTCATGTAGGCACTCTGACCCAGGATATACAGAGGTTCTCTGAG ATAAGGAGTGATCTGTCTAAGCAACTGAAAAAGGCTGACGTTGTGGTTTCTATCACTGAAAGCTTGTCTGCGGACACTTGTGTTAATGTTAAGACATTTAAG GATATGGATGTAAGAATAATTATAGGGCTATTTGATGAGAATTCAGCCTCCAAAGTCTTctgctgt GCGTACATCCTGAACATGTTTGTCAGGAGGTTTCAATGGATCCTCCCTGTTGGGTACCAAGAGAAGTGGTGGGAAGTAGCCAACGCCTCTAACTGTTCCTCAGACCACCTGCAAATGGCTATGGAAGGCTACATCGCTGTGGACTTCACACCCCTCAGTAACAGTCAGAAACGAGGAATCTCAGGAAGG ACCCCTCAAGATTATGATGAGAATTACAACAGGATGCTGCTGCAGAAAGGCTTGGTTGCCAGCAAGTTCCATGGATTTGCCTATGATGGAGTTTGGGTAATAGCCAAAGTATTGACCAGGGTCATTgagtcagtaagagacagagagagatatgacATCTACCGGAACTTCACAATCAGCGATAAGGTGATTGGACGAATGGTCCGGGACTCCATGAAGAAGACCAAATTTGAAGGTGTAACA ggtccagttttttttaaacatggtgaACGCAAGAGACCTATTGCATTAAGCCAATTTCAAG AAGGCCGGGAGGTCAAGTTTGGTGAATATATTGCTGGAGCAGAAGTTTTGAAACTCCTTAACTACATAATTCGGTTTCCAG GACCCGAGCCGCCCAAAGATCAGAAACCCTCTACGCGATGGGGTGTTATTTGTACTGTCTACATCATGTTGTCCGTTACTACGGGCCTGGTGATGAGTATGGcgttcttcttcctcttcctcctcatcaaGCATCGCAACCATTG GGTCATCAAGAATTCGACTCCATTCACAGACTACCTCATTATACTGGGGACGATTTTGGCCTGTAGCTTTGTGGTTCTCTATGGGCTGGATGGATCCGTTTTGTCTGATGAAGTGTTTGAAACTCTTTGCCCT ATTCGTGCATGGACTCTTTCTGTAGGATACGACATAACGTTTGGAGCATTGTTTGCCAAAACCTTGAGGGTTTGTTCAATTgtaaaaaaggagaaaaagaaaaag ATTATTAACGATGACCAACTATGGATTATAATTGGAGGAATGCTGCTGATCGATTTCTGTCTCTTACTCCTCTGGCAGATAGTGGATCCACTCAAACAAACAGTAGAAGAGTTGCGTTTTGAG GCTATGCCAGGTGATGAAGACATGGCTGTGAGGCTGTTTCTGGAACACTGTGAAAGTTCCCACATGACCACATGGCTCACCATTTTATGTGGCTACAAAGGGTTCCTTACG TTACTTGGGTGTTTCCTGGCCTTGAGGACCAGGCACGCGGATGTCTGTCTCTGCGATGACTATGACAGCAAGTACACAAGGCTGAGTGTGTACAGCTTGACGGTCATGTCTGGCATTGGAGCGTCTG CTTTTAAAAATCCGAGACAATCCCAATGA
- the LOC105031041 gene encoding gamma-aminobutyric acid type B receptor subunit 2 isoform X2, with protein MGGWVNLGQGMLLAWLLVVPGLSHVRHSLPVLWIMPLTNDPGGANLTASVLPAVELALDDLSRQQTNLRNYEINFHVIDSECDTAKGLKAFFDAICFGPKYLMIFGGVCSSVTSVIARSLRGWNLVQLSFAATAPVLDDEKKYPNLFRMVTTDHTVNQAVVKILQNYKWSHVGTLTQDIQRFSEIRSDLSKQLKKADVVVSITESLSADTCVNVKTFKDMDVRIIIGLFDENSASKVFCCAYILNMFVRRFQWILPVGYQEKWWEVANASNCSSDHLQMAMEGYIAVDFTPLSNSQKRGISGRTPQDYDENYNRMLLQKGLVASKFHGFAYDGVWVIAKVLTRVIESVRDRERYDIYRNFTISDKVIGRMVRDSMKKTKFEGVTGPVFFKHGERKRPIALSQFQEGREVKFGEYIAGAEVLKLLNYIIRFPGPEPPKDQKPSTRWGVICTVYIMLSVTTGLVMSMAFFFLFLLIKHRNHWVIKNSTPFTDYLIILGTILACSFVVLYGLDGSVLSDEVFETLCPIRAWTLSVGYDITFGALFAKTLRVCSIVKKEKKKKIINDDQLWIIIGGMLLIDFCLLLLWQIVDPLKQTVEELRFEAMPGDEDMAVRLFLEHCESSHMTTWLTILCGYKGFLTLLGCFLALRTRHADVCLCDDYDSKYTRLSVYSLTVMSGIGASGGFLPQYNPNVQVCLMALVVICCCICTLCLVFVPKLLKIRDNPNEVDPSIWFRCGPTKEDSESSSSPSSLDQGSRSFESLCNENQQLWRRVTEVS; from the exons ATGGGCGGATGGGTGAACTTGGGGCAGGGGATGTTGCTCGCGTGGCTGCTTGTTGTGCCCGGTTTGTCCCACGTTCGCCACTCTCTGCCGGTCCTATGGATCATGCCACTGACAAACGATCCGGGGGGGGCGAACCTCACAGCGTCGGTGTTGCCGGCCGTCGAGCTGGCTCTGGATGACCTGAGCAGGCAGCAGACCAACCTAAGAAACTACGAGATCAACTTTCACGTCATAGATTCAGAG TGTGATACTGCCAAAGGACTTAAAGCCTTCTTTGATGCCATATGCTTTGGGCCAAAATACTTAATGATCTTTGGAGGTGTGTGTTCATCTGTGACGTCTGTCATTGCCAGATCACTCCGGGGATGGAATCTTGTGCAG CTATCTTTTGCGGCAACGGCGCCTGTTTTAGATGATGAAAAAAAGTATCCCAACCTCTTCCGGATGGTTACAACGGACCACACAGTCAATCAGGCAGTAGTGAAGATCCTACAGAACTACAAGTGGAGTCATGTAGGCACTCTGACCCAGGATATACAGAGGTTCTCTGAG ATAAGGAGTGATCTGTCTAAGCAACTGAAAAAGGCTGACGTTGTGGTTTCTATCACTGAAAGCTTGTCTGCGGACACTTGTGTTAATGTTAAGACATTTAAG GATATGGATGTAAGAATAATTATAGGGCTATTTGATGAGAATTCAGCCTCCAAAGTCTTctgctgt GCGTACATCCTGAACATGTTTGTCAGGAGGTTTCAATGGATCCTCCCTGTTGGGTACCAAGAGAAGTGGTGGGAAGTAGCCAACGCCTCTAACTGTTCCTCAGACCACCTGCAAATGGCTATGGAAGGCTACATCGCTGTGGACTTCACACCCCTCAGTAACAGTCAGAAACGAGGAATCTCAGGAAGG ACCCCTCAAGATTATGATGAGAATTACAACAGGATGCTGCTGCAGAAAGGCTTGGTTGCCAGCAAGTTCCATGGATTTGCCTATGATGGAGTTTGGGTAATAGCCAAAGTATTGACCAGGGTCATTgagtcagtaagagacagagagagatatgacATCTACCGGAACTTCACAATCAGCGATAAGGTGATTGGACGAATGGTCCGGGACTCCATGAAGAAGACCAAATTTGAAGGTGTAACA ggtccagttttttttaaacatggtgaACGCAAGAGACCTATTGCATTAAGCCAATTTCAAG AAGGCCGGGAGGTCAAGTTTGGTGAATATATTGCTGGAGCAGAAGTTTTGAAACTCCTTAACTACATAATTCGGTTTCCAG GACCCGAGCCGCCCAAAGATCAGAAACCCTCTACGCGATGGGGTGTTATTTGTACTGTCTACATCATGTTGTCCGTTACTACGGGCCTGGTGATGAGTATGGcgttcttcttcctcttcctcctcatcaaGCATCGCAACCATTG GGTCATCAAGAATTCGACTCCATTCACAGACTACCTCATTATACTGGGGACGATTTTGGCCTGTAGCTTTGTGGTTCTCTATGGGCTGGATGGATCCGTTTTGTCTGATGAAGTGTTTGAAACTCTTTGCCCT ATTCGTGCATGGACTCTTTCTGTAGGATACGACATAACGTTTGGAGCATTGTTTGCCAAAACCTTGAGGGTTTGTTCAATTgtaaaaaaggagaaaaagaaaaag ATTATTAACGATGACCAACTATGGATTATAATTGGAGGAATGCTGCTGATCGATTTCTGTCTCTTACTCCTCTGGCAGATAGTGGATCCACTCAAACAAACAGTAGAAGAGTTGCGTTTTGAG GCTATGCCAGGTGATGAAGACATGGCTGTGAGGCTGTTTCTGGAACACTGTGAAAGTTCCCACATGACCACATGGCTCACCATTTTATGTGGCTACAAAGGGTTCCTTACG TTACTTGGGTGTTTCCTGGCCTTGAGGACCAGGCACGCGGATGTCTGTCTCTGCGATGACTATGACAGCAAGTACACAAGGCTGAGTGTGTACAGCTTGACGGTCATGTCTGGCATTGGAGCGTCTGGTGGGTTCCTGCCCCAGTACAACCCTAATGTACAGGTTTGCCTCATGGCCCTGGTTGTCATCTGCTGCTGTATCTGCACGCTGTGTTTGGTGTTCGTGCCCAAG CTTTTAAAAATCCGAGACAATCCCAATGAAGTGGATCCCTCTATCTGGTTCCGGTGTGGTCCGACGAAAGAGGACTCTGAGAGCTCAAGTTCTCCTAGCAGTCTTGATCAGGGCAGCAGGTCTTTTGAAAGCCTTTGTAATGAAAACCAGCAGCTCTGGAGGAGAGTCACAGAGGTCAGTTAG